From the genome of Vibrio navarrensis, one region includes:
- a CDS encoding MmcQ/YjbR family DNA-binding protein, which yields MTINELQQYLDTFNCAQSDFPFGPDALVYKVKEKMFAILATREGKEYVTLKAKPEDGEVLCAQFSAITPGYHTNKRHWITVYFAGDVEDGLIEDLCQRSYDLVVAKLPKSQRPL from the coding sequence ATGACGATCAACGAGTTACAGCAATACCTAGACACCTTCAACTGTGCGCAAAGTGATTTCCCTTTTGGTCCGGACGCTCTGGTTTATAAGGTCAAAGAGAAAATGTTTGCTATTTTGGCCACGCGCGAGGGAAAAGAGTACGTCACGCTCAAAGCCAAACCTGAAGATGGCGAAGTGCTTTGTGCACAATTTAGCGCCATCACACCGGGTTACCATACGAATAAGCGCCACTGGATCACGGTCTATTTTGCTGGTGACGTCGAGGATGGCTTGATCGAAGATTTGTGTCAGCGCTCTTACGACTTAGTGGTGGCCAAACTGCCCAAATCACAGCGGCCACTTTAG